One window of Paroedura picta isolate Pp20150507F chromosome 2, Ppicta_v3.0, whole genome shotgun sequence genomic DNA carries:
- the LOC143828670 gene encoding von Willebrand factor D and EGF domain-containing protein-like has protein sequence MKCRQEVETLPDQLLIFVEEDFIYQLLAVDLKGSAILFTLESGPLEASLTPADLLIWKASSKESSSFNFTASGECSAKSRHSIQLRTVLT, from the exons TGTAGACAAGAAGTCGAAACTCTACCCGACCAACTCCTGATATTTGTGGAAGAAGATTTCATTTACCAACTGCTTGCAGTGGATCTCAAGGGATCAGCAATTCTGTTTACCTTAGAAAGTGGCCCTTTGGAAGCTTCCCTCACGCCTGCGGACCTCCTCATATGGAAAGCAAGTTCCAAAGAATCCTCAAGCTTTAATTTCACTGCCTCTGGTGAATGCAGTGCAAAAAGTAGACACTCCATTCAG CTGAGGACAGTGCTGACATGA